The genomic window ATCTGGTGCTGGATGACTGGAAAGATGGGTTCAGCATTCACAAGATTGACGCCGACGACGATGACGCGGACCTTGGCCAGCCACCGGTCCTCCGGTTGGTGTNNNNNNNNNNNNNNNNNNNNNNNNNNNNNNNNNNNNNNNNNNNNNNNNNNNNNNNNNNNNNNNNNNNNNNNNNNNNNNNNNNNNNNNNNNNNNNNNNNNNNNNNNNNNNNNNNNNNNNNNNNNNNNNNNNNNNNNNNNNNNNNNNNNNNNNNNNNNNNNNNNNNNNNGCCGGCGCCTGGCTTTCCAATGCGCTTTGCGGTCGTGGGCAGCAACATCGTCATCGTCACCAACCCACGCTGTGGTCAGGCTCCCACACTTTTCTATGATACGAAAAGAACAGGACTCGCCGTCGGCCCTCCGCTCCCCGGTCCACTGGTGGGTGACTTCCACACCTCCGTGGCCACTGCGGATATGCTGTATGCGCTGAGTTTTCATCATAGGAATCAGCAGCACTCCTTTGAGGTGATGTCTTGGGAAGAATCTCCAAATCCTTGTACCATGAGCTGCTCATGGACAAGTGTGCCCTCACCACCCCCGTTCGAGGAGGATGAATGGATCACCTCCTACGCCGTGCACCCTGATGGACACACCATCTTCATGTCTGGGGTCAACAAGTACAATCTCAAACGTCGGACCTTCTCTTTTGACACCAAGTACTGTGAGTGGAGGTTTCATGGGGAATGGGCCTTGCCTTTCCAAGGCCAGGGCTACTATGACAACACGCTGGACGGATGGGTTGGCCTTCACGAGGATGGCTACATCTGCGCCTGCCAAGTCGCCCCCCGCAGCCGCGCAAGTACCATACAGCCCGAGTGGAAGGTTGTCAAGGGGAAGTTGTTCCACAAGGTCCCGGAGAGGAAACGAGCGGCCTCATATGCCACTCTAACATACATGGGCAATGCCAGATTTTGCCTTGTGGAGTGTGTGGTGCGTGAGGAAGTGGAGTATGAGGATGCCTTAGGTGATTGTGATGGTTGCATGCTCCTTATGACCAAGTTTGGCCTCAAGTACTCTCATAATGGAGAGTTGCAGACCATCAATCGCACCACCAACTCCTATGTGTTGTCGAAGCATATCACCGGGTTTTCTCCTGTAGCGTTCTGGATGTAGGAACTATCTGGCTGGCTTAGCTGTACGCAATGGATACTATGTCTGTTTCGAGTTTCTGGATGTATATTATGATTTGCATCAATAAAAAATTACTTCGTGGCAATCTTGTCGAACCAGTTTATCTTTATTTTTACATGTCTGTCCAGAAAACTCTGAGATATTGATAGGTTtcaggaactaaaacacatgcaaATCATACTAAATGTGGATGGCagaattcaaatatattttcatcaGCATATAAACAGCAAAAGTATTTCGTCGctacagaaaagaaataataagtTTACAAACCAACTTGGCCGGTAATTGTGTAGGTCTCTTCAGCTTGATACTTTGTTTCTCTCTAAAACAGATACAGTCTGATCATCTCTTCCAGAACAGGTCTGAAGATGATATTGCAGCTAGAGGTTCATTGTCTCCACCAACGTAGAATTTTGGTCGGTTTCCATCCTTGTTTCCATCCACCTATGAAGCATGAGGTGTCTTTAATTAATCTCCTGCTCCAGGAATCCAGGTATGCCTTGCTTGGCGATTTAATTTGCTTCTGCTGCCTGATTCATAATTAGGTATATCCCTGCTGAGTATGTGTTCAGTTCAATTGCCGAAAAAGGGGAAAGTCTAAAGCATCACTTATTTTGGAACATAGGGGCTATATCACACTTGATCTATCTCGTGATATTGTGGCTGACCTAGTTGTTTATACATCCTTCCTGTTGGATTTTTTAGACCATAAGTTggttgtattggttgtgttggccTCAAATGGTGCAGAAAAAGGTAGATGCCGAGTCAAATTATTGGTGCTCGTGATTTTTCTTTACCAGTGACTCTGGTTACATCAAGTTTTTGGTGTTGTTGCGTCTAAAAAAGAAGTTTTTGGTGTTGCCAAAATTACAATTGGTATAACATGTGCAGCTTTTCTAGGTTGTTCTGAGTTCcttgtagctcaaaataataaacGGATATATTCGCCCCATCTTTCTTGTATTTTTTTCAATTTGAAGAGATGGAATATTTGTGTCCCTTGCAAACACTAATGCTTCTCACCcttaattactactccctccgttcctaaatatttgtctttctagagatttcaacaaatgacaacatacgaagcaaaatgagtgaatctacactctagaatatgtctatatacatccgtatgtggtagtccatttaaaatctctaaaaagacaaatatttaggaacggagggagtagtatgcatGGTTGATGCTGATATGTATTCAGCTCAGGGTTTGATAGTGGCAGATTCTGACTATTCCATGTAATAGTAGGTAATGGGAATGCTTAGTTCTATAGCAGGGGTGACCCTACTCCAATGGGCAATTCGGGCAGATCCTACTGTTTGGACCAGTCCTACATTGAAGCCTTCCAGCTAGGATGATCATCTCCTACCCTTGGAGCTAGGCCTTTTGACCTTTTTAAAATCTACATGTTTAGCTCCTGCTGCTCTTGCTGCCATAACAAAACGGCACCTTTTAGGACTCTGATGGTTGGTGCTTGAAAACTGAACATGTAGCAGTTAGGACTCAATTTCCAACCTGGTGGGTAGTAGTCAAATGCCACTTTTAGCTGCTCGCTCACTATTAGGATCTTAAATTCTTAATTGTTGGTTTCGCAACTGAATATGATATTCCATACGATAACTGAGGAGCAGACTTTTAGAGTTGAGATTTCTACAGTAATGCTCTAATGGTCAGTTGTTTCTAATATTTTATTTAGTGTACCCGACTTACTGCTGCCTGAAAACTGAATATTAGGCTACCTTTAGCTGCATCTATGATTGATGATTAGTTGCTAACAAACTATAATTATGCTCTGATCATCCTCACATTTTTCATAACTTGCACTCCctatgtaaactaatataagagcgtttagatcactacttcaaTACTCTAAATGCTCTaaattagtttacggagggagtactagttatttGAGTTAACTAGATAAatcccccgcgcgttgctgcgggagtTTATAGAGATAAAAATTAGATGAAGAGTGAGGAAGCTATGCGGAGCAAAATATACATGATCAGCATAAAGGTGCCAATTTAAATGGGAATGAGAAAATACACTTTAATGTGGAGAGTGAGGAAGCCTATGGAGAGCAAAAGTGAAATGGCCATCATAAAGATGCCAATTTGAATGGGAATGAGAAAAGACACTTCAATGTTGTTTCTGTATAATAAAAATTCGCCCCCACGCACATAAAGCACAAACTGTGATCAGAGTGAGAAAAAACATAGATATTGAAACAACAATGCTCTAACCTTGGCTCGAACATTAGGGGGTTGACTCTGTGTGTGCAGATCCTCTAAATGCAGAGGCGTCGAACCTTCGTGGACGTAATCCTTGTGTTATATAAATACAGCGCTGCAGCCCTTTGACTTTGTTATAAAATTAGCAAACTGAATAAACTAAGTTCTGCATCTCGCCATTTGCTTTCAACATTCAGATCAATGTTCTATGAAAGATAATCTACATTTTATTGCCAGCTAACATTCTGAAACTTGTGCTCAAGCAAGAAGTTACAAAGTTCTGAAGTATGTTATTGTTGTTCCATATGTTCTATGAAAAAAACTTAATAACTTCTGGACTGCACCTGTTGTATCATCCCTTTACATATTTTGGTGATTCAGAGGTCATCTTTTGCCTACAAGTTTTCGTCAATAAGAAGTATAGACCATTTAAGCACGCACGACTGACTGAATATAGCAGTTGAAACTCAAGTGCAAATGAAGCGTACCATCAACAGGTAACTATAACTTGTAAGGAACCCGTAACCTTTGGAATCATTTGGAATTCTCCCATAATCTCACTCTGCTATTGAACCAAATCGTGATGTGTTGCTCCTTGCAAATAAAACAAAAAGATCAATAAAGTAAATACTCACCGTGGCTTGATTTCCATTCTTATTTAAGATTGCACCAGTACCTTTTTCCATTGGATGATCAACTACAATGTTTGGCATGGCTGAAAGGAGAGAATGATGGGAGCGCTGACCTGCTGCGGTAATCTGCTTGCAACGACAACTTTCCTTAGTTTTGCGGTGATCACAGGTGTACCTTTATTTTGAGGGCAAAGGCGAAGTGGCAAGACTAAATCATGCTTTTGCACGCAGAGGAAGACAGCAGTAGTCATGATTTCCCGTCGTGCATAGAGTGGGGGCAAACCATGAAGGCACGCCACCTCTAACATGACTTGTTAGATGATCAGGTTGTGCCACAGAAGAATACAAATTCTAGTTGGACCAGTAACATTCGTACCAACGCAAATATACTGTCTTGTGATGCGATATGACTATATGAGAGGCAAACCTGTTTTTAGTTGGACATTTTGTCAAACACGTGCAGACTGCTTGATTGCAAATATATATATATCCCAATAATTGGATGGAAGAGGGTTGAGAGGGAGGGAGACAAACCTGTGTGCGCTAAAAAAAAGGTTGTCTAAGCCCAGGTTCGAACTGGGGACCTTTAGTGTGTGAGACTAACGTGATAACCAACTACACCACCCAGACAAGTAGTTTTCTTTTGCCAGGTGCTGCTATATTACCAACTGACGTTTAAACCAAATAATTATGTTGGTAAATTCTTTACAGTGTTATAAAGGATTAAACCTCAATAGCTTCCCTGGATTATTTAACATaccccctagattttatttactctgcatatttgCTTTTTGTCCTAATCCATACTACTTTACAATAtaataaagtttgaccaagtttatagtaAAAATTTATGAGCATTTATAATACGGAATTAATACCACTAGATTCATCATTGAATATATACTCATATTATATATATTTGTCATTATAAATTTTAATATTAATTTTTTTATAAACTTTCAAACTTATAAAAGTAAAGTTTCtcttaggacaaaactaaaatgcaaagtaaataaaaaaaGATGGAGTACTAGAGTGGTGAGAAACCTAACTGAAACATATGAGTTGCAACATTGCACAAATAACAGATAAAAAATGGACTTTGGAGCTATTTAAATTGCCTCTTCTTTCGCAATATAGTGGTCAAACACACAAAAAAACGACATTCACTTCCTGACATAACATCTATGTTATAAGGGACCATGGTGCACGTTGCCTAGATGAAGAGAGCTGAGAGAAGGAGATACGTAAGAATTTTCATCCATTTTCCAATGAATTTCCGTAAAATACATGTGCATGGATCACAACGTAGATGGACGGCGGCAGGCGTTTCCGCACGTGTGTGCCCCTGTTAATTTTTTGCAACATCCAAAATCATGCATCATGTGTGCGTCCACGCTTGCTTCGCTTCATTCAATCGCTACACTCTCTCCTCCATGCCGGCGAGGGGCAACAACGGCGCACGCGTGCAGGATTCAATGCATTGGTGTTTACATGAggtgcttgttggggaacgtagtaatttcaaaaaaaattctacgcacacgcaacatgatgatgatatagcaacgagaggggagagtgttcgtccacgtaccctcgtagaccgtaagcggaagcgttagcacaacgcggttgatgtagtcgtacgtcttcacgatccgaccgatccaagcaccgaacgtacggggcctccgagttcagcacacgttcagctcgatgacgatctccggccctccgatccagcaaaggctctggagatgagttccgtcagcacgacggcgtggtgacgatgatgatgttctaccggcgcagggcttcgcctaagctccgcgacgatatgaccgaggtggaatctggtggaagggggcaccgcacacggataaggaacgatccgtagatcaacttgtgtgtctatggggtgcccaccgcccccgtatataaaggagccaagggggaggaggccgccggcctaggggtgttggaaatatgccctagaggcaataataaaagtattattatatttcattgttcatgataattgtcttttattcatgctataactgtattatccggaaatcgtaatacacgtgtgaatacatagaccaccatatgtccctagtgagcctctagttgactagctcgttatgatcaacagatagtcatggtttcctggctatggacattggatgtcgttgataacgggatcacatcattaggagaatgatgtgatggacaagacccaatcctaagcatagcacaaagatcgtgtagttcgtttgctagagctttgccaatgtcaagtatctcttccttcgaccatgagatcgtgtaactcctggataccgtaggagtgctttgggtgtatcaaacgtcacaacgtaactgggtgactataaaggtgcactacaggtatctccgaaagtgtctattgggttgacacggatcgagactgggatttgtcacttcgtatgacggagaggtatctctgggcccactcggtaatgcatcatcataatgagctcaaggtgaccaaggtgttggccacgggatcatgcattacggtacgagtaaagtgacttgccggtaacgagactgaacaaggtattgggatatcgacgatcgagtctcaggcaagtaacgtaccgattgacaaagggaattgtatacagggtttgatcgaatcctcgacatcgtggttcatccgatgacaacatcgaggagcatgtgggagccaacatgggtatccagatcccgctgttggttattgacctgagagcgtctcggtcatgtctgcatgtctcccgaacccgtagggtctacacacttaaggttcgctgacgctagggttattgggaagacttgtatgtgattaccgaatgttgttcggagtcccggatgagatcccggacgtcatgaggagttccggaagggtccggaggtaaagatttatatatgggaagttgtcaaacggacaccggaaagtttcgggagcataccggtattgtaccggggccaccggaagggttccggaggtccatcgggtggggccacccctcccgggggaccacatgggctacgtggggcagggagccagcccctagtgggctgggcgcgcctccccacctaggcccatgcggctaggacaagggagggggaaaccctaaagggggcgccccctggcttggggggcaagccacccct from Triticum aestivum cultivar Chinese Spring chromosome 3B, IWGSC CS RefSeq v2.1, whole genome shotgun sequence includes these protein-coding regions:
- the LOC123071761 gene encoding uncharacterized protein codes for the protein MAGSSPPNRTRARRGSISPDEVRRRYEPTGRGRKGGTCGGGGGARRPSGSDSAASGSYSMSGRSDSIASDTESGSDRGSSRSKKTRMSKRLQGEEIQANCARKRSRPSDQKHLYLVLDDWKDGFSIHKIDADDDDADLGQPPVLRLVXPAPGFPMRFAVVGSNIVIVTNPRCGQAPTLFYDTKRTGLAVGPPLPGPLVGDFHTSVATADMLYALSFHHRNQQHSFEVMSWEESPNPCTMSCSWTSVPSPPPFEEDEWITSYAVHPDGHTIFMSGVNKYNLKRRTFSFDTKYCEWRFHGEWALPFQGQGYYDNTLDGWVGLHEDGYICACQVAPRSRASTIQPEWKVVKGKLFHKVPERKRAASYATLTYMGNARFCLVECVVREEVEYEDALGDCDGCMLLMTKFGLKYSHNGELQTINRTTNSYVLSKHITGFSPVAFWM